A single region of the Neotabrizicola shimadae genome encodes:
- a CDS encoding pyridoxamine 5'-phosphate oxidase family protein, whose amino-acid sequence MGKQFEGLSEEHTAFIAQQPVFFVATVPLPGGHVNLSPKGMDSLRVVSSNRIVWLNLTGSGNETAPQLAADPRITLMWMSTTLKPMILRTYGTGRAVHRNDPDWPALAGLLPDQPGARQIVEVSIDLVQSSCGYAVPFLEFRAERPTLKSWAEGKGEDGIRSYWAERNATTLNGQPTGIEANL is encoded by the coding sequence ATGGGCAAGCAGTTCGAAGGTCTGAGCGAAGAGCATACCGCCTTCATCGCGCAACAGCCGGTATTCTTTGTGGCCACCGTGCCTTTGCCAGGCGGCCACGTGAATCTCTCTCCGAAGGGGATGGACTCGCTGCGGGTCGTTTCATCGAACCGGATTGTCTGGCTCAACCTCACCGGCTCGGGGAACGAAACGGCTCCTCAACTGGCGGCCGATCCCCGCATCACGCTGATGTGGATGTCGACAACGCTGAAGCCCATGATTCTTCGGACGTACGGAACCGGGCGCGCGGTCCACAGGAACGATCCGGACTGGCCGGCACTGGCGGGCTTGCTGCCCGACCAGCCGGGTGCGCGGCAAATCGTCGAGGTCTCGATTGATCTGGTACAAAGCTCCTGCGGCTACGCCGTTCCCTTCCTGGAATTCCGCGCCGAGCGGCCAACACTGAAATCCTGGGCCGAAGGCAAGGGGGAAGACGGAATTCGCAGCTATTGGGCCGAGCGGAACGCCACCACCCTGAATGGCCAGCCCACGGGCATCGAGGCAAATCTCTGA
- a CDS encoding LysR family transcriptional regulator: MDWDDMRVFLAVARAESLSGAGRVLKIDPATVGRRVARLEEAVGARLFAKGPTGYALSEEGLRLLAHAERAEAAMEGAAEAVTGAGGLTGQIRLGAPDGCANYLLPQVLAEICDENPGLEVQIVALPRVFNLSRREADMAIGVSRPEAGRLRVQKLADYRLHFAASRDWLAANGPVTSLAELKLHRIVGYIPDMIFDKELDYLSGLGIAAVPLASNSVSVQLNWLRAGAGVGIVHDFALPAAPELVKVIPEAVSLVRAFWLIRHESDGRAERLSRFADLLAAGVRKEVQRLEAMA, from the coding sequence ATGGACTGGGATGACATGCGGGTCTTCCTTGCCGTCGCGCGGGCCGAAAGCCTGAGCGGTGCAGGGAGGGTCTTGAAGATTGACCCCGCCACGGTCGGGCGACGAGTGGCGCGGCTGGAGGAAGCTGTCGGCGCTCGGTTGTTTGCCAAGGGTCCGACCGGCTATGCGCTGAGCGAAGAGGGGCTGCGGCTTCTGGCCCATGCCGAACGGGCCGAGGCCGCGATGGAGGGCGCGGCCGAGGCCGTGACGGGTGCCGGTGGGCTGACAGGGCAGATCCGCCTTGGTGCGCCGGATGGTTGCGCGAACTATCTGCTGCCACAGGTACTGGCGGAGATCTGCGACGAAAACCCGGGGCTGGAGGTGCAGATCGTGGCCCTGCCGCGGGTGTTCAACCTGTCGCGACGCGAGGCGGATATGGCCATCGGCGTCAGCCGGCCAGAGGCGGGGCGGTTGAGGGTGCAGAAGCTGGCCGATTACCGGCTGCACTTTGCCGCATCCCGGGATTGGCTTGCCGCAAACGGACCAGTGACATCGTTGGCCGAACTGAAGCTGCACCGGATCGTCGGCTACATCCCCGACATGATATTCGACAAGGAACTGGATTATCTGTCCGGCCTGGGAATCGCGGCTGTGCCGCTGGCGTCGAACTCGGTCTCGGTCCAGTTGAACTGGCTGCGGGCCGGGGCAGGGGTGGGCATCGTGCACGACTTTGCGCTGCCCGCCGCGCCGGAATTGGTGAAGGTGATCCCGGAGGCGGTCAGCCTGGTCCGGGCCTTCTGGCTGATCCGGCACGAAAGCGACGGCCGGGCAGAGCGGCTTTCGCGGTTTGCCGACCTGTTGGCGGCCGGCGTAAGGAAAGAAGTGCAAAGGCTTGAGGCCATGGCTTGA
- a CDS encoding CoA-acylating methylmalonate-semialdehyde dehydrogenase, producing the protein MQSIGHWINGKLVPGTSGRFTDVFNPATGEVQARVALATTAELNAAVDEAAKAQVKWAATNPQRRARVMMAFGALINQNMEKLAEMVSREHGKTIPDARGDVQRGLEVIEVCMGAPAMLKGEMTDNAGPGIDIYSMRQPLGVVAGITPFNFPAMIPLWKMGPALASGNAMILKPSERTPSTSIFLAQLLKEAGLPDGVLQVVNGDKEVVDAILDNPVIQGVGFVGSTPIAQYIYGRAATNGKRAQCFGGAKNHMIIMPDADLDKAADALVGAGYGAAGERCMAISVAVPVGEKTADALIERLVPRIEKLKVGPYTAGEDVDFGPVVTAQARDRINGLIGSGVEQGAKLVVDGRGIKIQGYENGFFVGPTLFDHVTTEMDIYRQEIFGPVLSTVRMKSYEDALNLVIDNEYGNGTAIFTADGDTARDFASRVNVGMVGINFPIPVPLSYYTFGGWKKSAFGDLNQYGPDAFRFYTKTKTVTARWFSGIKEGASLNFKAMD; encoded by the coding sequence ATGCAAAGCATCGGTCACTGGATCAACGGCAAGCTCGTCCCCGGCACTTCGGGTCGGTTCACGGATGTCTTCAACCCGGCCACGGGCGAGGTTCAGGCCCGCGTGGCTCTTGCCACGACGGCCGAATTGAATGCTGCCGTCGACGAGGCGGCGAAGGCGCAGGTCAAGTGGGCCGCCACCAACCCGCAGCGCCGGGCGCGCGTGATGATGGCCTTCGGTGCGCTCATCAACCAGAACATGGAGAAGCTGGCCGAGATGGTCAGCCGCGAGCATGGCAAGACCATCCCGGATGCGCGGGGCGACGTCCAGCGCGGGCTGGAGGTCATCGAGGTCTGCATGGGCGCGCCCGCCATGCTGAAGGGCGAGATGACCGACAATGCCGGGCCCGGCATCGACATCTACTCGATGCGCCAGCCGCTTGGCGTGGTGGCGGGCATCACGCCGTTCAACTTTCCGGCGATGATCCCGCTGTGGAAGATGGGCCCCGCACTGGCCTCGGGCAACGCCATGATCCTCAAGCCGTCCGAGCGGACGCCTTCGACCTCGATCTTCCTGGCGCAACTGTTGAAGGAAGCGGGCCTGCCCGACGGCGTGCTGCAGGTGGTGAACGGGGACAAGGAGGTGGTGGACGCCATCCTCGACAACCCGGTGATCCAGGGCGTCGGCTTCGTCGGCTCGACCCCGATCGCCCAGTACATCTACGGCCGCGCCGCGACCAACGGCAAGCGGGCCCAGTGCTTTGGCGGGGCCAAGAACCACATGATCATCATGCCCGACGCCGACTTGGACAAGGCGGCGGATGCGCTGGTGGGTGCGGGCTACGGCGCGGCGGGCGAGCGCTGCATGGCGATCTCGGTCGCGGTGCCAGTGGGCGAGAAGACCGCCGACGCGCTGATCGAACGGCTGGTGCCGCGGATCGAGAAGCTGAAGGTCGGGCCCTATACCGCCGGCGAGGACGTGGACTTCGGGCCCGTGGTCACGGCGCAGGCGCGCGACCGGATCAACGGGCTGATCGGTTCGGGCGTCGAGCAGGGCGCGAAGCTGGTGGTCGACGGCCGGGGGATCAAGATCCAGGGCTACGAGAACGGGTTCTTCGTCGGGCCCACGCTGTTTGACCACGTCACCACGGAGATGGACATCTACCGGCAGGAGATCTTCGGGCCGGTGCTTTCTACGGTGCGGATGAAGTCCTATGAGGACGCGCTGAACCTGGTCATCGACAATGAGTACGGGAACGGGACGGCGATCTTTACCGCGGATGGGGACACGGCGCGGGATTTTGCCAGCCGGGTGAATGTGGGCATGGTGGGGATCAACTTCCCGATCCCGGTGCCCCTGTCCTACTACACCTTCGGCGGCTGGAAGAAGTCGGCCTTCGGGGACCTGAACCAGTACGGGCCCGATGCCTTCCGGTTCTATACCAAGACCAAGACCGTCACGGCGCGGTGGTTCTCGGGGATCAAGGAGGGCGCCAGCCTGAACTTCAAGGCGATGGACTGA
- a CDS encoding DUF3833 family protein, translating into MNRRFLIAGAAALAIPGCAASPRAPAELPEPLTLVSAFQGRTTGRGVFRIRLTGDERRFTAKLYGQATGKAPARTLTVTEDFVFDDGQEDRLTWVFRETGPGRWTGKREDTVGEAEVIEADGVIRLTYTADFRSLSGVTRLGFRDIIYAAPDGTVINDGVVSRWGVPVADVRFVIRRP; encoded by the coding sequence ATGAACCGACGTTTCCTGATCGCCGGCGCTGCCGCCTTGGCCATTCCCGGCTGCGCTGCATCACCCCGCGCTCCCGCGGAGTTGCCCGAGCCTCTGACGCTCGTCTCGGCCTTCCAGGGGCGAACAACCGGCCGCGGCGTGTTTCGTATCCGCCTGACCGGCGACGAGCGGCGCTTCACCGCGAAACTCTACGGCCAGGCTACGGGCAAAGCGCCAGCCCGAACGCTGACGGTCACCGAGGACTTTGTTTTCGATGATGGGCAGGAAGACCGTCTCACATGGGTCTTCCGCGAAACCGGCCCTGGACGCTGGACCGGCAAGCGTGAGGACACCGTGGGCGAGGCAGAGGTCATCGAAGCAGATGGCGTGATCCGGCTGACCTACACCGCGGATTTCCGCTCGTTGTCTGGCGTGACCCGACTTGGTTTCCGTGACATCATCTACGCGGCCCCCGACGGCACGGTGATCAACGACGGCGTCGTCAGCCGGTGGGGTGTGCCCGTGGCGGACGTGCGTTTCGTGATCCGCCGACCCTGA
- a CDS encoding cytochrome d ubiquinol oxidase subunit II has translation MAFDIAWWLPVIFAALLGVAILLYVMLDGFDLGVGLLSPFADAEERDRIIGSVGPFWDGNETWLVLAVGLLLVAFPVANGVILTTLYPLVVAMLIGLILRGVAFEFRAKAPSGNKHLWDKAFFLGSLVASLAQGAMLGLYVLGLALTPISIAFAALTAICLAVAYSFSGAAWLILKTEGLLQLKAIEWARRSLWGVLVGLLAVSIATPLASPRLFHKWIDLPTALYLAPLPILALVILAWLWRLLDALPLPGDRMAWGPLAGALGLMVLGFGGMAYSFYPYVLPDRLTIWDAASATESLRVMLYGVVIVVPIILSYTALAYFIFRGKTVSIDYE, from the coding sequence ATGGCCTTTGACATCGCCTGGTGGCTTCCCGTCATTTTCGCGGCACTTCTGGGTGTGGCGATCCTTCTTTACGTCATGCTGGACGGGTTCGACCTTGGCGTGGGTCTGCTCTCTCCTTTCGCCGATGCCGAGGAACGGGACCGCATCATCGGCTCGGTTGGCCCCTTCTGGGACGGCAACGAAACCTGGCTGGTGCTTGCCGTGGGGCTGCTACTGGTGGCCTTCCCGGTGGCCAATGGGGTGATCCTGACCACGCTCTACCCGTTGGTCGTCGCCATGCTGATCGGCCTGATCCTCCGCGGCGTCGCCTTCGAATTTCGCGCCAAGGCGCCCTCGGGAAACAAGCACCTGTGGGACAAGGCATTCTTCCTGGGCAGCCTGGTCGCCAGCCTGGCCCAGGGTGCGATGCTGGGGCTTTATGTCCTGGGGCTTGCCCTGACCCCGATCAGCATTGCCTTCGCTGCGTTGACGGCAATCTGCCTGGCCGTTGCCTACAGTTTCTCGGGCGCGGCTTGGCTCATCCTCAAGACCGAGGGCCTGCTGCAACTGAAGGCCATCGAATGGGCGCGCCGCAGTCTCTGGGGCGTGCTGGTCGGACTTCTGGCCGTGTCCATCGCCACGCCGCTTGCAAGCCCACGCTTGTTCCACAAGTGGATCGACCTCCCGACGGCGCTTTACCTCGCGCCTCTGCCGATCCTCGCCCTCGTCATCCTGGCCTGGCTCTGGCGGCTGCTCGACGCCCTGCCCCTTCCCGGCGACCGCATGGCCTGGGGCCCGCTGGCCGGCGCGCTCGGGCTCATGGTCCTGGGCTTCGGCGGCATGGCCTACAGCTTCTATCCCTACGTCCTGCCCGACAGACTGACGATCTGGGATGCCGCCAGCGCCACAGAAAGCCTGCGGGTCATGCTTTACGGTGTGGTGATCGTCGTGCCGATCATCCTCTCCTACACCGCGCTTGCCTACTTCATCTTCCGGGGCAAGACCGTGTCCATCGACTACGAGTGA
- the coaD gene encoding pantetheine-phosphate adenylyltransferase, which yields MRIGLYPGTFDPVTLGHIDIIQRAMALVDRLVIGVAINRDKGPLFNLEERVAMVEAECREIAARTGGEIVVHPFENLLIDCARDVGAGIIIRGLRAVADFEYEFQMVGMNRALDATVETVFLMADARRQAIASKLVKEIARLGGDVSKFVTPPVRDALVTRFG from the coding sequence ATGCGCATCGGATTGTATCCCGGGACCTTCGATCCCGTCACCCTTGGTCACATCGACATCATTCAGCGGGCCATGGCCCTTGTGGACCGGCTGGTGATTGGCGTGGCCATCAATCGGGACAAGGGGCCGCTGTTCAACCTGGAGGAGCGGGTTGCCATGGTCGAAGCGGAGTGCCGCGAAATCGCAGCGCGCACCGGCGGCGAGATCGTGGTGCATCCGTTCGAAAACCTGCTGATCGACTGCGCGCGCGACGTGGGCGCGGGCATCATCATTCGTGGTCTGCGGGCGGTGGCCGATTTCGAGTACGAGTTCCAGATGGTCGGCATGAACCGCGCGCTGGACGCCACGGTCGAGACGGTGTTCCTGATGGCCGATGCCCGGCGCCAGGCGATTGCGTCGAAGCTGGTGAAGGAGATCGCGCGGCTTGGGGGCGACGTGTCGAAGTTCGTCACGCCTCCCGTGCGCGATGCTCTGGTAACGCGGTTCGGCTAG
- the glmS gene encoding glutamine--fructose-6-phosphate transaminase (isomerizing), whose translation MCGIVGVLGTHEVSPLIVEALKRLEYRGYDSAGIATVNSGRLDRRRAVGKLVNLSDLLVHDPLPGKSGIGHTRWATHGAATVVNAHPHKAGPVAVVHNGIIENFRELREDLAASGYVQESQTDTETVALLLQRAMANGASPADAARSTLKLLHGAFALLFLFDGEDDLLIAARKGSPLAIGWGDGEMYVGSDAIALAPMTDRITYLDEGDWAVITRAGATIFDAQDRPASRPEARIQLDATRIEKAGYKHFMAKEIAEQPVVIADALRHYTTRDGAINLPESLDFSTVDRVTLVACGTAHYACHVAKYWFEQIAGLPADIDIASEFRYREPPLLPGAVAIFVSQSGETADTLAALRYAKGKVGKVLSVVNVPTSSIARESDLALPILAGVEVGVASTKAFTCQLTVLALLALKAGRDRGRLGPDELAQHLNGLRALPGLMNHALGLSGDVARIAEDLARSEDVLFLGRGAMYPLALEGALKLKEISYIHAEGYASGELKHGPIALIDDTVPVIVLAPRDALFDKTVSNMQEVMARHGRVLLVSDATGLAEAGAGVWRGLALPECPSLFAPILYAVPAQLLAYHTAIAKGTDVDQPRNLAKSVTVE comes from the coding sequence ATGTGCGGCATCGTTGGCGTTCTTGGCACGCACGAGGTTTCTCCCCTCATCGTCGAGGCCCTGAAGCGCCTTGAATATCGTGGCTACGACAGCGCCGGAATCGCGACGGTGAATTCCGGTCGACTGGACAGACGTCGGGCGGTCGGCAAACTCGTCAACCTTTCCGACCTGTTGGTGCACGATCCTCTGCCGGGAAAGTCGGGAATCGGACATACCCGTTGGGCGACGCATGGCGCAGCAACGGTGGTCAACGCGCATCCGCACAAGGCTGGTCCCGTCGCCGTGGTTCACAACGGCATCATCGAGAACTTTCGAGAACTTCGGGAAGACCTTGCGGCTTCCGGATATGTTCAGGAGTCCCAGACCGACACCGAAACCGTCGCCCTTCTTTTGCAACGGGCAATGGCGAACGGCGCCTCACCTGCCGATGCGGCGCGCAGCACCCTGAAGCTGCTTCATGGCGCATTTGCCCTGCTGTTCCTGTTCGATGGCGAGGATGACCTGCTGATTGCCGCGCGCAAGGGCAGCCCGCTGGCCATCGGCTGGGGCGATGGCGAGATGTATGTGGGGTCCGACGCCATAGCGCTGGCCCCCATGACCGACCGCATCACCTATCTGGACGAAGGCGACTGGGCCGTCATCACGCGTGCCGGCGCGACGATCTTCGACGCACAGGACCGCCCGGCCAGCAGGCCGGAAGCGCGGATCCAACTGGATGCAACCCGCATCGAAAAAGCGGGCTACAAGCATTTCATGGCCAAGGAGATCGCCGAGCAACCAGTGGTGATCGCAGACGCCTTACGGCACTACACCACTCGGGATGGTGCGATCAACCTGCCGGAATCACTGGATTTCTCAACAGTAGATCGGGTTACGCTCGTGGCCTGCGGCACGGCGCATTACGCGTGCCACGTCGCGAAGTACTGGTTCGAGCAAATCGCTGGACTTCCGGCCGACATCGACATCGCCTCGGAGTTCCGTTACCGCGAGCCGCCTCTTTTGCCCGGTGCGGTTGCGATCTTCGTCAGCCAATCCGGCGAGACGGCAGATACCCTGGCGGCCCTGCGTTATGCGAAGGGCAAGGTCGGCAAGGTTCTCTCGGTCGTGAACGTGCCCACATCGTCGATTGCCCGCGAAAGCGACCTTGCTTTGCCGATCCTTGCGGGGGTCGAGGTCGGGGTGGCATCGACGAAGGCATTCACCTGCCAGCTGACGGTGCTTGCCCTGCTTGCGCTGAAGGCCGGGCGGGACCGAGGCCGACTTGGGCCGGATGAACTGGCGCAGCACCTGAATGGATTGCGGGCGCTGCCCGGATTGATGAATCATGCGCTCGGCCTGTCCGGCGATGTTGCCCGGATCGCGGAAGACCTGGCACGGTCCGAGGACGTGCTTTTCCTGGGCCGGGGCGCGATGTACCCACTCGCGCTCGAAGGCGCACTTAAACTCAAGGAAATCAGCTATATCCACGCAGAAGGTTATGCTTCGGGCGAACTGAAGCATGGCCCAATCGCCCTGATCGACGACACGGTCCCGGTCATCGTTCTGGCTCCAAGGGACGCGCTGTTCGACAAGACGGTATCCAACATGCAGGAAGTCATGGCACGGCACGGACGGGTCCTGCTAGTTTCCGATGCGACCGGCCTCGCCGAAGCCGGAGCCGGAGTGTGGCGCGGGTTGGCTCTGCCCGAATGCCCCTCGCTTTTCGCCCCCATCCTCTACGCCGTCCCTGCGCAACTTCTGGCTTATCATACCGCCATCGCGAAGGGCACGGACGTTGATCAGCCGCGAAACCTGGCAAAGTCGGTGACCGTCGAGTGA
- the moaA gene encoding GTP 3',8-cyclase MoaA, producing MDTAPLIDPFARAISYLRVSVTDRCDFRCTYCMTEHMTFLPKAELLTLEELDRLSSAFIRLGVKKLRITGGEPLVRKGILTYFQAMSRHLETGALTELTLTTNGSQLARFAPDLAACGVRRVNVSLDTLDPDKFARITRWGRLPQVLHGIEAAQAAGLRVKINAVALKGVNDDELFPMVDWCAREGHDLTFIEVMPMGDMGEADRLDQYWSLRDLRASLATRFTLTDLVERTGGPARYVRLEETGQKIGFITPLTHNFCESCNRVRLTCTGELYMCLGQEDMADLRAPLRASPDDAVLDQSIRAAIARKPKGHDFDYSRRRVEGQVSRHMSHTGG from the coding sequence ATGGATACAGCGCCCCTCATCGACCCGTTTGCCCGCGCCATCAGCTATCTGCGCGTCTCGGTGACTGACCGCTGCGATTTCCGCTGCACCTATTGCATGACGGAACACATGACCTTCCTGCCAAAGGCAGAACTGCTCACGCTGGAAGAACTGGACAGGCTCTCATCCGCCTTCATCCGCCTTGGGGTTAAGAAACTGCGCATCACCGGGGGCGAGCCCTTGGTGCGCAAGGGGATCCTCACCTACTTCCAGGCCATGTCGCGCCATCTGGAAACGGGGGCGCTCACGGAGTTGACGCTGACCACAAACGGCTCGCAACTGGCCCGGTTTGCGCCCGATCTGGCTGCCTGCGGGGTGCGTCGCGTGAACGTATCGCTGGACACCCTGGACCCCGACAAGTTTGCCAGGATCACTCGGTGGGGCCGCCTGCCGCAAGTGCTGCACGGGATCGAGGCCGCCCAGGCCGCGGGCTTGCGCGTCAAGATCAACGCCGTGGCGCTGAAGGGCGTGAACGATGACGAACTGTTCCCGATGGTGGACTGGTGCGCCCGCGAAGGCCATGATCTGACCTTCATCGAAGTCATGCCCATGGGCGACATGGGCGAGGCGGACCGGCTTGACCAGTACTGGTCGCTGCGCGATCTGCGGGCCAGCCTGGCCACACGCTTCACACTCACGGACCTGGTCGAACGCACCGGTGGCCCCGCCCGTTATGTTCGGCTGGAAGAGACGGGTCAAAAGATCGGCTTCATCACGCCCTTGACCCACAACTTCTGCGAAAGCTGCAATCGGGTCAGGCTGACCTGCACGGGCGAGCTGTACATGTGCCTCGGTCAGGAAGACATGGCAGACCTTCGCGCGCCGCTGCGAGCCAGCCCGGACGACGCGGTTCTGGACCAGTCCATACGCGCCGCCATAGCGCGCAAGCCCAAGGGGCACGATTTCGACTATTCGCGCCGTCGGGTCGAAGGCCAGGTCAGCCGCCACATGAGCCACACGGGCGGCTGA
- a CDS encoding DNA alkylation repair protein — protein MPSLISSDAALAALESLGDSVRAEQAAAYHKAPRPYLGVSVPQIEELTDDWRARLTLDERLDLAEGLWATNIHEARVAAAKLLTQARIRPDERVWALIQAWVPDFDAWALADHVAIAGQKRLVADPTRLEVVEGWTRSPHMWTRRAALVMTLPWAKMNFPKPADLAARDRILSWCAGYVPDREWFIQKAVAWWIRDLSKHDRPRAAAFLDAHGSEMKPFARKEAAKFLT, from the coding sequence ATGCCCAGCCTTATCTCTTCCGACGCGGCGCTCGCCGCACTGGAATCGCTTGGCGATTCCGTCCGCGCCGAACAGGCGGCGGCTTACCACAAGGCGCCCCGCCCCTATCTGGGTGTTTCCGTGCCCCAGATCGAGGAACTAACCGACGACTGGCGTGCGCGATTGACCCTGGATGAACGCCTGGACCTGGCGGAAGGCCTTTGGGCGACAAACATCCACGAAGCGCGCGTGGCGGCGGCAAAGCTGTTGACGCAGGCCCGTATCCGGCCAGACGAACGGGTCTGGGCGCTGATCCAGGCCTGGGTGCCCGATTTCGATGCCTGGGCTCTTGCCGACCATGTCGCCATCGCAGGCCAGAAACGGCTGGTCGCCGATCCGACCCGTTTGGAGGTTGTCGAAGGCTGGACCCGGTCCCCGCACATGTGGACACGTCGCGCAGCCCTGGTGATGACGCTTCCATGGGCAAAGATGAACTTTCCAAAGCCAGCCGACCTCGCCGCGCGCGACCGTATCCTGTCGTGGTGCGCGGGCTATGTTCCAGATCGCGAATGGTTCATTCAGAAGGCGGTCGCCTGGTGGATCCGCGACCTTTCAAAGCACGACAGACCGCGCGCCGCAGCCTTCCTTGATGCGCACGGCAGCGAAATGAAGCCCTTCGCCCGAAAGGAAGCCGCGAAATTCCTGACCTGA
- a CDS encoding CBS domain-containing protein: MLVQQILKSKADDGVVTIAPGSTIGQAVEVLSMRKIGALVVSPDGKHVAGILSERDVVRELGRRGPAFLNDKVDSIMTSRIVSCARSDKTDDVLQKMTDGRFRHMPVVEGDEMVGLISIGDVVKARLMELSAEKDALEGMIKGF, from the coding sequence ATGCTGGTTCAGCAGATTCTGAAGTCGAAGGCGGACGATGGGGTGGTGACCATTGCACCGGGCAGCACCATCGGCCAGGCGGTCGAAGTGCTTTCGATGCGCAAGATCGGCGCGCTTGTGGTCTCGCCCGATGGCAAACATGTGGCAGGAATCCTGTCCGAACGCGACGTCGTGCGCGAGTTGGGCCGGCGCGGCCCGGCCTTCCTGAACGACAAGGTCGACAGCATCATGACCTCGCGCATCGTGAGTTGCGCCCGCTCGGACAAGACCGACGACGTTCTGCAGAAGATGACCGACGGCCGGTTCCGCCACATGCCAGTGGTTGAGGGCGACGAGATGGTCGGATTGATCTCGATCGGCGATGTGGTGAAGGCCCGCCTGATGGAGCTTTCGGCAGAGAAGGATGCGCTGGAAGGAATGATCAAGGGCTTCTGA
- a CDS encoding cytochrome ubiquinol oxidase subunit I yields MDPLILARIQFAANVSFHILFPSITIALGWILLFFRLRFATTGEHKWMEAYHFWVKVFALSFGLGVVSGLTMSFQFGTNWPGFMNHVGNIAGPLLAYEVMTAFFLEAVFLGVMLFGAGRVPAWAHVAATLLVAIGTTSSAFWILALNSWMQTPAGFEMRDGVAHATDWGAILFNPSMPYRVTHMLLASVMTASFLVAGVSAYRMLIGDRSEAVKSALRTGLVLAAIVIPVQMKVGDSHGLNTLKHQPQKIAAMEANWQTGPDKPLILFAWPDEELRRNLWEISIPHGASLILTHSWDGVVPGLDDYVAPDGEILHPPVAVPFFAFRVMVGMGVLMLLTSWAGAWYLWRRGASHLPRPLLQATALMTFSGWIATLAGWYVTEVGRQPWIVDGVLKTADVAASHGSGMMLGSLIAYLSVYLLLLGAYLHVVFHLARSGTRVSRPAAPPLPAE; encoded by the coding sequence ATGGACCCCTTGATCCTTGCTCGCATCCAGTTCGCGGCGAACGTCTCGTTCCATATCCTGTTTCCGTCGATCACCATCGCGCTTGGCTGGATCCTGCTTTTCTTCCGGCTTCGCTTTGCCACGACCGGTGAGCACAAGTGGATGGAGGCCTACCACTTCTGGGTGAAGGTCTTCGCCCTGAGTTTCGGATTGGGTGTGGTGTCCGGTCTGACCATGTCGTTCCAGTTTGGCACGAACTGGCCCGGCTTCATGAACCACGTCGGCAACATCGCCGGGCCCCTGCTGGCCTACGAAGTGATGACCGCCTTCTTTCTTGAAGCTGTCTTCCTGGGCGTGATGCTCTTTGGAGCGGGCCGCGTACCGGCCTGGGCGCATGTTGCCGCAACCCTGCTGGTCGCAATCGGCACCACCTCCTCGGCCTTCTGGATCCTCGCGTTGAACAGCTGGATGCAGACGCCGGCCGGCTTCGAGATGCGGGACGGCGTGGCCCATGCCACCGATTGGGGCGCGATCCTGTTCAATCCCTCGATGCCCTACAGGGTCACCCACATGCTGCTGGCCTCGGTCATGACGGCCTCCTTCCTGGTGGCAGGGGTATCGGCCTATCGTATGTTGATCGGCGACCGGTCCGAAGCTGTGAAATCCGCGCTGCGCACCGGGCTTGTCCTGGCCGCCATCGTTATTCCGGTCCAGATGAAGGTGGGCGACAGCCACGGCCTGAACACCTTGAAGCACCAGCCCCAGAAGATTGCCGCGATGGAGGCGAACTGGCAGACCGGGCCGGACAAGCCGTTGATCCTGTTCGCCTGGCCGGATGAAGAACTGCGGCGCAACCTGTGGGAAATCTCGATCCCCCATGGCGCCTCGCTGATCCTGACGCACAGCTGGGACGGCGTCGTTCCCGGCCTTGACGACTATGTCGCGCCGGATGGCGAAATCCTCCACCCGCCTGTTGCGGTGCCATTCTTCGCCTTCCGTGTCATGGTCGGCATGGGGGTGCTGATGCTGCTGACCTCCTGGGCCGGCGCGTGGTATCTGTGGCGCCGTGGGGCAAGCCACCTGCCCCGGCCGCTTTTACAGGCCACCGCGCTCATGACTTTTTCTGGCTGGATCGCCACCCTGGCCGGTTGGTACGTGACAGAGGTCGGTCGCCAGCCCTGGATCGTGGACGGTGTCCTGAAGACCGCGGATGTCGCCGCCTCACATGGTTCGGGGATGATGCTGGGTAGCCTGATCGCCTACCTTTCCGTCTATCTGCTGTTGCTTGGCGCCTATCTGCATGTCGTCTTCCACCTGGCTCGGTCGGGCACGCGCGTCTCGCGGCCGGCTGCGCCCCCCCTGCCTGCGGAGTAA